A window of Mustela nigripes isolate SB6536 chromosome 9, MUSNIG.SB6536, whole genome shotgun sequence contains these coding sequences:
- the FRMPD1 gene encoding FERM and PDZ domain-containing protein 1 encodes MEEVETSLFQTRKAHRIEQMVARWLRRSRDSSARAKVAAADGTPGIPIQTLTPVKHTVKIDKDALLQDYGFHISESLPLTVVAVTAGGSAHGKLFPGDQILQMNNEPAESLSCERAVNILREAEDSLSITVVRCTSGVPKSSFLTEEKRARLKTNPVKVHFAEEVLVSGHSQGSSLLCMPNVLKLYLENGQTKAFKFEANTTVKDIILTVKEKLSIRSMEYFALALEEQYNISRLHLLHEEELIQQVVEREESHDYRCLFRVCFVPKDPLDLLKEDPVAFEYLYLQSCSDVLQERFAVEMKCSSALRLAALHIQERIYACAQPQKISLKYIEKDWGIENFISPTLLRNMKGKDIKKAISFHMKRNQNLLEPRQKQLISAAQLRLNYLQILGELKTYGGKIFNATLMLQDRESYIALLVGAKYGISQIISSKLNIMSTLAEFANISRVELTEESEKVSMVKVYLQDVKVLTLLLESNSAKDLACLIAGYYRLFVDPDTPIFLWPGNKQQVHRVSAEEGYESRACSDSEESSEVDCVPEPLCDGHLPKLDPGRLRVKEELPPGDSPTPEVARRGPSISGASMTDSAESEASDSANTESRGCRTSGSSESMEALEEDDLDACSSSRSGFFRSSAPGFPETPSSNSQDERSRIETRGFLCLLDLAQRATPLCPKTEFPESPAPDTFSWGPELSAARLDPRLYEGSRPDYYSLCSSVSLASHLSDSSESTASRQGGGLPAWAQQGWTEAQPCSALEALAPHLPLALEDGSSDEEYYDAADKLTPPDALAGPRAVPAAEPSATSLKNKASTYAPEDSLNPGPDGREPCRRGGAKKYAKTLRKRRSFLQTDYTCQVSFPLVPSASLESVDDVCYYNREPYLALSAPSPTVSSLQDMQGEPGLLETKALGLLGPLRKTKSKNPASRVMEMEPETMETKSVIDSRVSSISAIRLRIDPNHKESSGDAPPTATVANSPANTLPCSNPGSSGADNAQAEPSQTLSSFQQSDGNAPKELTLELGDGTSSLSSADPDTDRGCLPISPGPRDASQADTLEPGGVRLETGLGSLFTNPMQETAPKCTEPPLSPPVTPGSECTINSGEKTASFPMEEEQPEQLPLGHVGEVTNKNGTSLFHDGSGQDSGDAKGDLSNAVPQTTGVSAPAGRIVASLSLKSLITETEQILPHSPTDPKGQSRETLSQACQAQDQKLLEELDLDPDFLLGDQTIPSVFPLKGVKTKPLNHVTGEDTTPSDPVQQNSFNPGPSLPKALACPQKEPHLEGSNHCSLSENKSKIPSVSLPTEKSFLCFAPESHPKVPARLRLATSLGFVGANETVAPRIGMEQCSCQFSYATCFRGLQPDAEEEDRDLEVHPTAPLTSPPSAGSRLALPWRPARAHSCSAEPLSRRSHIWPEYCSRALRQLKAVPARSPEGFMQLTESLLELQDILEASWGNGNRHPPEKCSWHFLESRSRLCMGSQKLLSSCQHVIRMDQSPEEMQGAVRDTFQHLVQLASLCFQFTDCGRCSSRHREAAGNLRDVVYTYHQFVEAAKLTCERGYHDLSVKLLARQCTALTAAVFCLTQKFRASAAL; translated from the exons ggaagcTGAAGACTCTCTTTCAATCACAGTTGTTCGCTGCACGTCG GGAGTCCCCAAGTCATCCTTCCTGACTGAGGAGAAGAGAGCCAGGCTAAAGACCAACCCCGTGAAGGTGCACTTCGCGGAAGAAGTACTTGTCAGTGGACACAGCCAG GGTAGTTCTCTGCTGTGCATGCCCAACGTGCTCAAGCTGTACTTGGAGAATGGACAGACCAAAGCTTTCAAGTTTGAAGCGAACACAACGGTGAAG GACATCATCCTCACCGTGAAGGAGAAGCTCTCCATCCGCAGCATGGAGTACTTTGCCCTGGCCCTGGAGGAGCAGTACAACATCTCACGGCTGCACCTGCTGCACGAGGAGGAACTCATCCAGCAG GTGGTGGAAAGGGAGGAGTCACATGACTACCGCTGCCTCTTCAGGGTGTGTTTTGTTCCCAAGGACCCCCTGGACCTCTTGAAGGAAGACCCTGTGGCCTTTGAATACCTCTATCTGCAG AGCTGCAGCGATGTGCTCCAGGAGCGCTTTGCTGTAGAAATGAAATGTAGCTCTGCACTCCGCCTCGCAGCCCTGCACATCCAGGAGCGGATCTACGCATGCGCTCAGCCACAGAAGATCTCTTTGAAGTACATAGA GAAGGACTGGGGAATAGAGAACTTTATATCTCCAACTCTACTCCGAAACATGAAAGGCAAGGACATCAAGAAAGCCATTAGCTTCCACATGAAGAGGAACCAGAATTTGCTGGAACCCCGACAGAAG CAACTTATTTCTGCTGCCCAGCTACGTTTAAATTATCTACAGATCCTTGGGGAACTCAAGACATATGGTGGAAAAATCTTTAATGCTACTCTAATG TTACAGGACAGAGAATCGTACATTGCCCTTCTAGTTGGAGCCAAATACGGGATTAGCCAAATTATCAGTAGCAAACTCAACATCATGTCCACGTTGGCAGAGTTTGCAAACATCAGCCGTGTAGAGCTGACGGAAGAGTCCGAGAAAGTGAGCATGGTCAAAGTCTATCTTCAGGATGTCAAG GTTCTGACATTGCTACTGGAATCCAACAGTGCAAAAGACCTGGCCTGCCTCATTGCTGGGTACTACAGGCTGTTTGTCGACCCAGACACCCCCATTTTCCTCTGGCCGGGAAACAAGCAACAGGTGCACCGAGTATCTGCTGAAGAAG GCTATGAGTCCAGGGCATGCAGCGACTCTGAGGAGTCCTCTGAAGTGGACTGCGTGCCCGAGCCCCTCTGCGATGGACACCTGCCGAAGCTGGACCCCGGCAGACTGCGTGTCAAAGAGGAGCTGCCTCCTGGGGACAGTCCCACGCCTGAGGTGGCCAGGAGGGGCCCGAGCATCTCTGGGGCCAGCATGACAGACAGCGCCGAGTCCGAGGCATCCGACTCGGCCAACACGGAGAGCCGAGGCTGCAGGACCAGTGGTTCCAGTGAGTCCATGGAGGCCCTGGAGGAGGATGACCTGGACGCTTGCTCTTCCAGCAGGTCTGGCTTCTTCCGCTCTAGCGCACCGGGCTTCCCAGAGACTCCTAGTTCCAACAGCCAAGACGAGAGAAGCAGGATTGAAACCAGGGGCTTCCTCTGTCTCCTGGACTTGGCCCAGAGAGCCACTCCTCTGTGCCCAAAGACAGAGTTTCCTGAGAGTCCCGCTCCTGACACTTTCAGCTGGGGACCAGAACTGAGTGCAGCCAGGCTGGACCCCAGGCTCTATGAGGGCAGCCGGCCCGACTACTACAGCCTGTGCTCCAGTGTCTCCCTGGCCAGCCACCTCAGCGACAGCTCAGAGAGCACAGCTTCCCGCCAGGGTGGGGGTCTGCCAGCCTGGGCTCAGCAGGGCTGGACTGAGGCCCAGCCCTGCTCGGCTCTGGAAGCCCTGGCCCCACACCTGCCGCTGGCCTTAGAGGATGGCAGCTCGGATGAGGAATACTATGACGCCGCTGACAAGCTCACACCCCCAGATGCCCTCGCAG GGCCCAGAGCTGTTCCTGCTGCAGAACCCAGTGCCACAAGCTTAAAGAATAAAGCTAGCACTTACGCCCCTGAGGACAGCCTGAATCCTGGGCCAGATGGAAGAGAACCTTGCAGAAGGGGAGGGGCGAAGAAGTATGCCAAGACACTGAGGAAAAGAAGGTCTTTCCTGCAGACAGACTACACCTGTCAGGTCTCATTTCCCCTGGTGCCCTCAGCCTCCCTGGAGAGTGTGGACGACGTGTGCTACTACAACAGGGAGCCCTATCTGGCCCTCAGCGCACCATCCCCAACTGTGTCCTCTCTACAGGACATGCAAGGTGAGCCTGGACTCCTAGAGACAAAGGCTCTGGGACTGCTGGGCCCCTTGAGGAAGACCAAGAGCAAAAACCCAGCCTCCCGGGTCATGGAGATGGAGCCCGAGACCATGGAAACCAAGTCAGTCATCGACTCCCGAGTATCTTCTATTTCTGCCATTCGCCTCCGGATTGACCCCAACCATAAAGAGAGTTCTGGGGATGCCCCCCCGACTGCCACTGTTGCCAATTCCCCAGCAAATACCCTTCCCTGTTCTAACCCAGGCTCATCTGGTGCAGATAATGCTCAGGCAGAGCCTTCCCAAACCTTGTCTTCATTTCAACAGTCGGATGGGAATGCCCCCAAAGAACTCACCCTGGAGCTTGGGGACGgcacctcctccctctccagtGCTGACCCAGACACAGATAGAGGCTGCCTGCCCATTAGCCCAGGACCACGTGATGCCTCTCAAGCAGACACTCTAGAGCCGGGGGGAGTCCGGTTGGAAACAGGACTGGGTTCTCTGTTTACAAATCCTATGCAAGAAACTGCCCCCAAATGCACAGAGCCTCCGTTGTCTCCTCCAGTCACGCCTGGAAGTGAATGTACAATAAATTCAGGAGAGAAGACGGCTTCTTTCCCTATGGAGGAGGAACAACCAGAACAGCTACCCCTGGGACATGTTGGAGAAGTTACAAACAAAAATGGCACCAGCTTATTTCATGATGGGTCTGGGCAAGATTCCGGTGATGCCAAGGGTGACCTGTCGAATGCTGTGCCACAGACTACTGGTGTCAGTGCCCCAGCTGGTAGAATAGTAGCATCCCTCTCCTTGAAGTCTCTTATAACAGAAACTGAGCAGATCCTGCCACATTCCCCCACGGATCCCAAAGGACAAAGCAGAGAAACCCTCAGCCAAGCCTGCCAGGCTCAAGACCAAAAGCTATTGGAAGAGCTGGATTTAGACCCTGACTTCTTGCTTGGGGACCAGACCATTCCATCAGTCTTCCCTCTGAAGGGGGTCAAGACCAAGCCACTTAACCATGTGACAGGGGAAGATACAACCCCTAGTGACCCTGTGCAACAGAACTCTTTTAATCCAGGCCCTTCTCTGCCAAAGGCACTAGCATGTCCCCAAAAGGAGCCCCACTTAGAAGGTTCAAACCATTGTTCCCtgtcagaaaacaaaagcaaaatcccTAGCgtcagccttcccactgagaagtCTTTCCTGTGTTTTGCCCCAGAAAGCCATCCTAAAGTTCCTGCCCGCCTCAGGTTGGCCACATCTTTGGGGTTTGTGGGTGCGAATGAAACGGTGGCCCCCAGGATTGGGATGGAGCAGTGTAGCTGCCAGTTCTCGTATGCTACGTGCTTCCGGGGCCTGCAGCCAGATGcagaggaagaagacagggaCTTGGAAGTGCACCCCACAGCCCCCCTCACCTCACCGCCCTCTGCTGGCAGCCGGCTGGCCTTGCCCTGGAGGCCTGCCAGGGCCCACAGCTGCAGCGCTGAGCCCCTGTCGAGGAGGAGCCACATCTGGCCAGAGTACTGCTCCAGGGCTCTGAGACAGCTGAAAGCTGTCCCTGCCAGGAGCCCAGAGGGCTTCATGCAACTCACAGAGAGCTTACTGGAATTACAAGATATTCTAGAAGCTTCCTGGGGGAATGGGAACAGACATCCCCCCGAGAAGTGCAGCTGGCACTTTTTAGAAAGCCGGAGCCGCCTCTGCATGGGTTCCCAGAAGCTCCTGTCGAGCTGTCAACATGTGATCCGAATGGACCAGTCCCCCGAAGAGATGCAGGGCGCTGTGCGGGACACCTTCCAGCACCTGGTCCAGCTGGCCAGCCTGTGCTTCCAGTTCACAGACTGCGGCCGCTGCTCCAGCCGCCACCGAGAGGCGGCAGGGAACCTGAGGGATGTGGTGTACACGTACCATCAATTCGTGGAGGCGGCTAAGCTGACCTGCGAGAGAGGCTACCACGACCTGAGTGTGAAACTCTTGGCCCGTCAGTGCACGGCCCTCACGGCTGCCGTGTTCTGTTTGACCCAGAAGTTCCGGGCATCTGCTGCCCTATGA